ACTAGACGAACATTCTCTTGGCTGAGGCGAGGACTGAGTAAACTCAACTCCTGCGCTGCCAGCCGACAGAACATTCATCCAAACCGTCGcatgaaaaaaataacactTGTTTGCTCTTGCCAGAAGGATCCAAGCGTCACTTGCTACAATTcagaatcaaacaaaacaaattaaactCCTATATTTTACAGCTTATTAGGCTATAAAATTGCTTAACCTATTAATATGAGTACCTGCATGTAAGAATTTAAAAAGCTGAACAAAATAAATACAGCTACTTGTTGTTGTTACCTGTTTAGTTGGCCATTTGGTTACCAGATTGACAGCGAGTTTCGCCAGGTCCATTGTTTGATTCTTCTTTGGCATGGCGGAAAAAATTCAGGAATTTTAGGGTCTATTGAGGATTGATAATCTTACAGCTATTTCCTTCACCTTTAAGCTTGCCGACTATGAGCTCAGGAGCTGTTGGACTCGATTTTTACAGTTTTCTATCTTATCTGCACTTGCTTAACTGTTTCCAACGTTAAGATTACGTAAAATTGTCGTCTGCTTCGTTGACAACAGCAAGCTAACAATcacatttcattttaaaagaaatttttagtTTCAAGTTACGATTTCacttaatttttctaaattattttgaaaatattatttaaaaaaataatactttGTCAGATATTTCTAGAATCTTCGGAAGTGTTTACTACAATGACCGTCAGATGTCGCGatgatttgttttttagtaGGGGCCAGTGACAATAAAACGCTGGTGTCCATGCTTGTTTCTTTCTACTCGATTGCCGTCCTCTTCAGCGAGAAGGTCAGTTGTGTGCATTGATGATAGTTGACGAATTCGTTCGTCACATTCAACTTTTTTGCCCCTAGTTTGTCAACAACAGGTGGGTCGTGGCAGGGGGTGAGGAAAGATCCAGAAGAAGTTTAAGGAAATGAAACCGAAAATCGATTACAACTCGGACGGTGGTCTGTGCAGCAGCTCGACAAGCGTTTCGGGTGAAGACACCCCCAATCGCGATGAGCGATGTCAAAGCCCGACGGATTTTGATTACACTTCCGGTAACAAATCTTTGGCAGAAAAGATTCGTTTGCGCATCGAAAGTGGCGAAAAATTTTTCTCGTTGGAATTTTTCCCTCCTAGAACAAAAGAGGGTGCCGTTAATCTATTAGCAAGGTGTGTCCAGTGTTTGGAATCCATTTAGAAAGACAAACGTAATCACGAcataatttgttttaaaagattCGAACGACTGAGGTTAGCTTGCCCTTTGTTTTGCGATGTCACGTGGCATCCAGCTGGCAACCCGGGTGGCGATACCGAGACCTCGTCAATGACCATTGCCAGTGCTGCGCTCAACTATTGCGGCCTGGAAACAATGTTGCACTTAACGTGCTGTAACCTTAGTCGGGAAGATGTTATCAAGCACCTTAACCGGGCAAGAGAAATGGGCATCAGGAGCATTCTAGCCCTTAGGGGAGGTAATGTTTTGTTCTTTGTCTCGTTGGTGGTAAATTCTGACGCCAGATGGCGTTCGATGTTCCCCCAAGAGCCAAAATGTGataactaaatttatttaaacacAACTGCCCCGTGCTAACGCAGATCCACCAATCGGTCAAGATTGGCATCCACCGGAAAATGGGTTGAAATATGCAGTCGATCTAGTGCGGCTGATTCGCAATCTCTTTGGCGACGATTTTAGCATTTGCGTGGCTGGATATCCCACTGGTCATCCGGATGCTACTTCGTACGAAGCCGATTTACTACACTTGAAAGAGAAGGTATTATCGGCTCGATATTGTTTAACGCCTTTCCCTATTCATTATTTTAAATAACAGGTGGATGCAGGAGCTGATTTCATCATCACTCAATTATTCTTTCGCGCCGAAACGTTCATCAAATTTGTGCGTGACTGCAGAGCATTGGGTATCAACGTGCCCATCATTCCTGGAGTGATGCCCATCCAGTCGTACGATTCACTCCGTCAAATAGCCAAACTTTCTAAATTAGAAGTGCCTGAAGAAATAATAAACATTGTAGCGCCCCTCAAAGACAACGACGAGGCTATCCGAAATTACGGCGTCCAACAGGCCGTCAGTCTCATTCGCGAATTGTTTAATGCCGGCTTAGCGCCCGGCGTTCATTTCTACACGCTCAACAGAGAAGTGGCAACAACAACCATTTTGAAACAGTTGGGTCTTTGGGTGACGGAACCTAGACGGCCCTTACCTTGGCGCAGAGCCGCCAACGCCAAACGATCCACAGAAACtgtgcgtcccattttttggTCCTCAAGACCGAAAGCCTATATCTACCGGACCCGCCACTGGGACGAGTTTCCTAACGGACGTTGGGGTAAATCTGATTCACCTGCATTCGGTGAACTCAAGGATTATTATCTCTTTTATTTGAAGGTATTTCTGATGCTGATTTTTCTCGTAATTTCCATTTACTTTttcaatcaaaaatcaatagagTAAGAGCTCCAAAAATGATCTGTTGCGCATGTGGGGAGAGGAGTTGTGTTCAGAGCAAGATGTCTGGGATGTTTTCCATTGCTACCTGTCAGGACAGCCCAACAAATGTGGCGTCAAAATCACCAAAATCGCATGGAACGATGAAGAGCTGAGTTCAGAGACATCACTACTTCAAGAGAAATTATCAGAGTTCAACAAAAAAGGAGTGTTGACTATCAATTCTCAGGTTTGACTTATCTTGTCGTACACCGTCATCAGCTTTTATTATTAAATCTGCATTGGCTTTTGTTTTAATTAGCCAAATGTGAATGGAGCTCCTAGTGACGATCCGGTCGTCGGATGGGGACCCAGAGGCGGTTACGTTTATCAAAAAGCTTATCTCGAATTTTTCACGTGCCAAGCCAATGTCCAGGCTCTCTTGAAAGTGTTGCCCAGTTTTCCTAGGGTCAATTTCCACATCATCAACAGCAACGTATGATTGATCTTGATCTTTGCATTGTCTCTTTATATTCAAACTAAGATACATTTTATTGTTTGCTATTAATCAGGGCTCAGCTGATTATACCAATTGTCACAGACATAGACCAGTGGCTGTGACGTGGGGCGTTTTCCCTGGACGTGAAGTCCTGCAGCCGACGGTGGTCGATCCCGTTTCGTTCAAAGTGTGGAAAGACGAAGCTTTTGCTCTGTGGCGAGAACAGTGGGGCAAACTGTATCCGGAAGGGTCGACTTCACGTGATCTTTTGACTCGAATCTCTGAGACTTACTACCTCGTCAATTTAGTAGACAATGATTTCCCTCGTGATAGTTGCCTGTGGGAGCTTCTCAACGCCATGTTTGCCCAACGTGAGCTCGACAATATGAGCGATTTTATCCAGCAAGATTCCGACGTCCATTTGGATGCTGTTGATCACTACGAGAATGGTCTGAGATTGACAAGACGCCAGGATTCACAAGGCGATGGGAGTTATACTCATTACACGATGGAAGAATTGGTGGAAGCAGCACATCGTCAAGAGATGCACGATGAAATTGTGACAGGCGAAGGACACCAgtgacacatttttttttaatttttctctaCAAGAATCTTCTTTGGGAGGACACCAATAGTTAGGACTTGatattttcaaattattttgATTCTTTATTTTGTGCGTTCTTGTTTTTACACGATGCCATGAAAAGAAATAAGTTAATGAGTTGTGAAATTACATtgaaccagagtcatagaggggatccatctatgactctgattgAACTATTGAAGGATGGGTGCATTTAATAAAAAGGGATAATAGAAAAATGCAACAGTGTATGGCCTTGATCGTTTTTCGTTATTTTACCCCAACGTCATTGTCAATTTGCCGGGCTTTTTCCTGCCCCCTCCTCCAACAGAtgtgtaaaacaaaacaaatcagtTCCATCCCCGCAAATTCAAATGAGAGGGGCTACCACTTTCGaagatgtttttcttttgtttagaaGGGAGGGGATATCTATTTGCACGATTTGGAAAGGACCAATTAGCATCAACTTGGGACGATAGGGAAGGGTAGAAGAAGATGAGAAACGTGATCGTGTCTTCTcgacttgaatttgtttctttatgCTGTCGACATGCGGTTTTCTGCTTGCCGTATTACGTTCAGCTTATCGCCATTACTGTACTTTGACTAGGGCACAATAAGCAACGGCTAATCGTGAGATCCTTGGTCGTGTTTTCGTGACCTATCTGCGGTTTATGGCTTAGGAAATTCACGGGCTTTTAGGGATTGTAACTAAATTAAATGAATAGCTGATTGTCAACGTACGGGCGGCGAAGAGAAAGATTCTCACGTGGAATGGAAGATTTTTACAACAGGCCAAAAGGTGAGTGCGATCGTTTAAATATTCAACTTGTTCTGAGACATTGTCGGAGATTAAGTTGATTTACAATCTAAATAGCTGTGAAATAGTTAGATCTTCTTATTACTTTAGCAGTTGGCACACTTCTTGTCGATCAACAAGTTCTCTCCAGGAACTCGTAAATGATTTAAAAGTTAAGGACAAACTACTGTACGTCAATTGACTGCACGTAAATGTTGTTAGACGGCAAACTTGATTGGGTAAAGAACACAAGCAGCTGCAGCGAATGTCGGCTGTATTACATCGTCACGTTTGTCGACTCATTTCACTGTACGTTTAGACATGTGTATCAGCACGTCTCGTAGCTTTCGTGTCTCTAATTGTTTCGTGTTTCTTGTGTTGATACAACAAACAATAGCTGGGGAAATTCTATAAACTTGCTTCTCATCTTCTTTTGCTGTCGAAATCGTAGTCATCCATGAAATTTATTGGGTCTACTGCCGAAcaactttccttttttctttttggagggAAAATGTGGGTTACGAGACGTTTGccatttgattgttttctACTTGTATGCAGTTTAACTAGATTATCTCGTTCCATTTTTGAATATGTGGAGTCAGTCCATGGAATTAAGCTCAGCAAATGTTTGCCCAGTCATCTTTAACGTTTCATCTTAACATGTGGGCTAGTCGACCAGAACAAGTTAACGTGGTCCATCACCCCTCATTGTTATTTAATTCTTTATCATTCATCACGAATGTCCCACTtgtcaaacatttttttaacgaaCCTAAAGGGACTTGAAGGACATTCTTTCACGGCCGCCCATCTTTAAACGACACCCTATTTacttgttatttaaaaaaaaggaaatcatttAAAGCCACCAATGAATATTCAAATGGATCATCTTAATTTGTCCGCAGTCTTCCCGTTGAAATATTTCTGATGGACCGGGAAACGAAATGCTCGTTCCGGCTGGACACGAAAAATCCTACCTAGATAGCTGGTAAGCATCGGTTGCACGTTTTGTTATCACTTTCACCGTTTGTTGTTTGCTTTTCAAGACCTCACATTGTGTGGTTGATTTACGCATCGCCACCCATcgccattttttgtaatatCGAGCGACACGTGATTACTAGAAAAGTAAAAGACGACCAAACGTTATGAAACATCATAggcttttctatttttagttCCACGAGCCTCGTATAGTCGTGACTAACCACCATGGTCTTGCATCATAATTAATTTTGCGTTCCGCTTTGTAATGGCCGTTCTAGTTGCATTGCATGGGCTGAAGATGATGTCCCGTCTTGTTCATTTCAGATCAGCTGAACATCACATTTCAGTccattttttgtcttttttttccctttgctTAATAAAGAtcgtgttatttatttattttttagagCGACGATTACAGGGACGTCGTTGTTGGAAGAGAAAACGGGTTGGACCCATCCAGCACGACTTTCCCCGAGTTCCAATCAGACGATTCATGGGCACGTCAAtccttttttcgtttcttttgccAACTTTTTTCCCATCGTGTTGCGTTACCCGTTCCATCGCCAGCTCGACCGCAATTTATGGAGGTatttttatagatttttttttttctagactTGTTTTGTCGTAACTGGAATTTATACAGTTCTTTGATTAGCTACCGTTTACTGTTACAAAAATAGACGAGGTAGTGAAAACACAGCTATTCACGAATGGACGAGAGGATGATATGGATGAGTTGCCGGAAGGTCGAGATTAAACTGCATAAAAAGGCAAGTTGAAACAACTCTGTTCTCATTCTTGTTATCTGATTGTTTTTTACTTGCAGTTTCATGAAAAGGTCATAATAGCAATTATCATAAAAGAATTGGTTTATTCGTGTTTTTCAGCCTTACATTTTCAAGTGTTTTTGTATTCGACAGATTTTACTACCTGATGACTCAGATGCAGCAACTATAATCAGCTGGATGCAAGTCAGCACAACACACTGATCCTATGACATCAGAGTAAGTTAATCGGTAATTCCGTTTTGATATCTTTAGCATCACGTTCATTTGATCCTCGTTATTATCAATTTTAGCTTCTATCGTCTCATAACTGAGAATGTAATGGACGAAAACTTGCGTTATTTTTATAGATAAAATGCTGAGCACTTGTGTATTTATATTTCGACAGTTTTTACGTATACATGTAATTGAGTGAATTTGTCAGCAAAAGTACTCGATGATTAAATGATGGAAAATGGGTAAACTATTCGATTAGCATAAAAGTTCGAATTAATAAGCCTTGTTATAATCTACTGTTTAGAAATGAATAAGCTTTATCAAAGAATGGGATTGAGTTTTGTCATCCCGAATGGCGATTGGCATTTCTTGTTTGTCTTGCTTTTtcacgtgaaaaaaaaaaaaattcaatctTAATACAAACGCCATCCTACAGGAGAATAGACGACAGATCGAGCTCGACTATTTGCCCTTGTGCTGGCTCCCAGAGCGTTAGCAGCTGGATATTTGGCAGCACCAACATTGTTTTCACCTGCGGCGTACGATGAAGCAGAACGTTGATTATTGTTTCCAAAGAAGAAAGTCGACCTATCCTCACCGTACGAAGCCGTTGACGATGCTACTTTCTGTTGCTGTTGGCGGTAATCACCGTGAAACAATTGACCCTCCCCGATGCTGTAAGAGGTCTCATCCACAGATCCTTTCCTGTTGCTGTAACTGTCGGCTGCTGGGCTGGAAGAAATTGGCTTTTGGTAACTTGAAGTTCCATATGCGGACGCACTGGACGGCGATTGTTGGAAAACTGCGGTTGGAGGCATATAATTTTCCGACGGTTTGTTCTCGTAGGCGGTCGATGAACTTTCGTAACCTGGCTGCTGGGCTGCAGCGTAATGGGTCGATGCTCCAGCTGGTGGGTAAGTGGCAGTTGGTGGTAGATAACTGTCGGCAGGTTTCTGTACGTTATTCGTGTCGTATGTTGCAGTCGCTGAGCCGTAACCTGATGGAGGAGATTGCTGGGATGAAGCCCCGTAGTTGGATGATCCAGCTGAATAAGAAGCAGCTGGagcaggaggaggaggaggtaGGTAACTGTTGGAAGGCTCTTCGTAGGAAACTGTTGGAGCTTGTGAAGAGCCTGATCCTGAAGATGATTGCGCTACAGATCCATAGTTGGATGATCCTTGTCCAGCAGGTGCCTGATAAACAGCAGCCGCAGGCTCTTCGTAGGAAACTGCAGATGCTTGAGAAGATCCGTATCCTGATGAAGAAGATTGTTGTGTCGCAGGAGTTCCGTAATTAGATGATCCAGCAGCACCGGATGAATAAACCGCGTTAGCAGTAGAAACGGGTGGAGGAGGTAAGTAACTGTTGGCCGGCTGTTGTTGGGGGGAAGAAGACGAACCGTAGCTGGACGAGGAAGATTGTTGTCCAGCAGTGGGACTAGCAGGAGGAGGTAAGTAACTGTCTGAAGGTTTATTCTGTTCATAGGAAATGGCGGGTCCCTGGGAAGAAGATTGTTGTCCGGTAGCTGCGTAATTGGATGGTCCAGTAGCAGGTGAAGAGTAGGCAGCAGTTACTGTGGAGGCAGGAGGAGGTAAATAACTGTCGGATGGCTTATTCTGTTCTTTGTAGATAGAGGAGCTGCGGATCCCTGGGAAGCAGACGAACCGTAACTAGTTGAAGAAGATTGTTGTCCAGCAGCGGGAGCAGACTGATAGGTCGAAGGAGgaggcggcggcggcggcaaGTAATCTTCGGACGGCTTCTGCACATTCTCGTACGCAGACGACGACGATGAAACTTGGGAAGTGGATGAAGATCCATAACCTGACGAAGAAGTTTGTTGCGTCGTACCTCCGTAGTTGGCTTGTCCAGCCGAAGATGGGTaagaagcagcagcagcagccggtggaggaggaggaggaggcaaGTAGCTGTCAGAGGGTTTAATCTGTTCGTAAGAGGCTGCTGATGCTTGGGGAGAGCCGTAACTGGATGGTTGCCCATTAGCTCCATAACCAGCAGGTGATCCAGCAGCAGCCGTGGGAAGTGGAGGAGTTAAATAACTTTGAGCCGGTTTCTGGATATTTCCGCTGTAAGCAGCAGCTTGTGGCTGGGATGCCTGAGAGGAGGACCCGTAACTATTCTGTCCGGCAGCAGCTGCGCCATAAGCTGGTCCTCCAGTGGATTTGCTGCCATCATAAGAAGATCCATAACTGTTTCCACCTGCTGATTGCTGCTGTCCGTAGTTGGTGGTGGCCTGTTGTTGCGCCGGTGAACTGCTGGGAGGTGCGTAAACATCAGTCGTTGGTTTCGGCACATTATTGTAACTGGATGATCCTTGTGACGATTGACCAATTCCTGATTGTCCAGCAGCTCCTCCGTAGGCAGTTGCTTGTTGTTGGTTTGCGTAGTTGGATGAAGAGGTCGTTGCCTGATTGTAGCCGGCAGATCCAGCTGTCGATCCTTGCTGTTGGTAGCCGGACGATGAAGAGCCGTAATTGCTTTTAGCTGGGGCTACGTAAGGTTTGGCTTCTCCTTCGTATTTAACTTTGGCGACGAATCCACTGTCCCCTTCTACCCGATAGGTAACGATTTGCGTACGTCCATCCGGAAGCAAAATGCGATAGGATCCAGTCACAACATAACCGTCGCTCTTTTCCTGATGGGCGTAGTCGTTGTTGGTTGGCTCGTCCTTCACCGCCCAAGAGAAATCGTAAGGCATTCCCTTTTCCttctgtttttgtgtgtgcgcaCCAATCAAAACAACATTACGCACGAGTTTTTTGCAGTTTAATCGTCAAGATGTCGAATAATTCAATTGGCAATTTTACCTTTGCAGAGTCGTACGCGTTGCTCGATCCATACGTTCCGGTCGCAGATTTTTCATTCTGGTAAGTCGCCGCTGCTGGCTCCTTATTTTGCTGTTGGTTGCTGTAACCGTTGCTGGCCGATGGTTGATAACCTCCTCCCGCGGCATTCGGTTGTTGATAGGACGAGGTGATGGCCGACGCTTGTGGTTGATAACCTCCGCCGATTTGTGGCTGTTGGTAATTACCAGCGGATGGCTGCTGAATTGGTTGGTTCTGATAATTGTTGGTAGAACGTTCGATCTTTTTGGTCAATTTGCGCAGACCAAAACCGCCGGCTAGTTGATCGTAGTCGATTAACTGAGCGTTGACTATGGCCACCAAACCAATGGCCAAAACGAGTGCGGAAATCTGTTGAAACATTTACGTTAAATTCAATCTTTTGAAAGTGATTGACGAAAATCATACCTTCATTGCagttaaataattaaaatgcGATAGCGAGTtgatttgctttttcttttgttggaGAGATTGCGACGAAAATGGAGagaaagacgaagaaaatgtaagAGAGCAGTTGCGCGTCGGTAGCTGAAATGGTTTCTGTGCAAAAATTGTCTTTCGACGTGTGCCTTATATACTAGTGGagagagtgtgtgtgtgtgtgcgcgcaaGCAAGATGTGTAGACAGTCTCTCTCTGGTTACGTTGCTCATCTTTAGGCTACTAGTGGTGTTGGTGGTATCGCGTAATGAACAGTGGGTGGGCGAGAGTCTATAGATTTTACCcgcc
The DNA window shown above is from Daphnia magna isolate NIES linkage group LG9, ASM2063170v1.1, whole genome shotgun sequence and carries:
- the LOC116931209 gene encoding methylenetetrahydrofolate reductase, whose amino-acid sequence is MKPKIDYNSDGGLCSSSTSVSGEDTPNRDERCQSPTDFDYTSGNKSLAEKIRLRIESGEKFFSLEFFPPRTKEGAVNLLARFERLRLACPLFCDVTWHPAGNPGGDTETSSMTIASAALNYCGLETMLHLTCCNLSREDVIKHLNRAREMGIRSILALRGDPPIGQDWHPPENGLKYAVDLVRLIRNLFGDDFSICVAGYPTGHPDATSYEADLLHLKEKVDAGADFIITQLFFRAETFIKFVRDCRALGINVPIIPGVMPIQSYDSLRQIAKLSKLEVPEEIINIVAPLKDNDEAIRNYGVQQAVSLIRELFNAGLAPGVHFYTLNREVATTTILKQLGLWVTEPRRPLPWRRAANAKRSTETVRPIFWSSRPKAYIYRTRHWDEFPNGRWGKSDSPAFGELKDYYLFYLKSKSSKNDLLRMWGEELCSEQDVWDVFHCYLSGQPNKCGVKITKIAWNDEELSSETSLLQEKLSEFNKKGVLTINSQPNVNGAPSDDPVVGWGPRGGYVYQKAYLEFFTCQANVQALLKVLPSFPRVNFHIINSNGSADYTNCHRHRPVAVTWGVFPGREVLQPTVVDPVSFKVWKDEAFALWREQWGKLYPEGSTSRDLLTRISETYYLVNLVDNDFPRDSCLWELLNAMFAQRELDNMSDFIQQDSDVHLDAVDHYENGLRLTRRQDSQGDGSYTHYTMEELVEAAHRQEMHDEIVTGEGHQ
- the LOC116931207 gene encoding LOW QUALITY PROTEIN: pro-resilin (The sequence of the model RefSeq protein was modified relative to this genomic sequence to represent the inferred CDS: deleted 2 bases in 1 codon), with the protein product MKISALVLAIGLVAIVNAQLIDYDQLAGGFGLRKLTKKIERSTNNYQNQPIQQPSAGNYQQPQIGGGYQPQASAITSSYQQPNAAGGGYQPSASNGYSNQQQNKEPAAATYQNEKSATGTYGSSNAYDSAKKEKGMPYDFSWAVKDEPTNNDYAHQEKSDGYVVTGSYRILLPDGRTQIVTYRVEGDSGFVAKVKYEGEAKPYVAPAKSNYGSSSSGYQQQGSTAGSAGYNQATTSSSNYANQQQATAYGGAAGQSGIGQSSQGSSSYNNVPKPTTDVYAPPSSSPAQQQATTNYGQQQSAGGNSYGSSYDGSKSTGGPAYGAAAAGQNSYGSSSQASQPQAAAYSGNIQKPAQSYLTPPLPTAAAGSPAGYGANGQPSSYGSPQASAASYEQIKPSDSYLPPPPPPPAAAAASYPSSAGQANYGGTTQQTSSSGYGSSSTSQVSSSSSAYENVQKPSEDYLPPPPPPPSTYQSAPAAGQQSSSTSYGSSASQGSAAPLSKEQNKPSDSYLPPPASTVTAAYSSPATGPSNYAATGQQSSSQGPAISYEQNKPSDSYLPPPASPTAGQQSSSSSYGSSSSPQQQPANSYLPPPPVSTANAVYSSGAAGSSNYGTPATQQSSSSGYGSSQASAVSYEEPAAAVYQAPAGQGSSNYGSVAQSSSGSGSSQAPTVSYEEPSNSYLPPPPPAPAASYSAGSSNYGASSQQSPPSGYGSATATYDTNNVQKPADSYLPPTATYPPAGASTHYAAAQQPGYESSSTAYENKPSENYMPPTAVFQQSPSSASAYGTSSYQKPISSSPAADSYSNRKGSVDETSYSIGEGQLFHGDYRQQQQKVASSTASYGEDRSTFFFGNNNQRSASSYAAGENNVGAAKYPAANALGASTRANSRARSVVYSPVGWRLY